A single Pseudodesulfovibrio aespoeensis Aspo-2 DNA region contains:
- a CDS encoding YbgA family protein, with protein sequence MPNIIRIGVSACVVGERVRYDGSHARDAYITDTLAKYVEFVPLCPEVACGMGVPREQIRQVDCGGATRLIGYDSGEDWTDRMNVWANRILPGLDEDAICGFVLRHASPSCALMQGKLFSTKGDPPRRGSGFFAGRLMERYPLLPVETDNQLHTPLLRENFVRRIFVLKRWRELLSKGMQIGQLVDFHTRHKMLVRAHDLRGYRQLGQLLGESSIFNNAEIFATYGTLLFRSLALKATPGKNADVLMHAMGFFKKDLDSRDKQELLDMITAYKEGRVPLLIPITILNHYARKYDRPYLTQQFFLNPDPAEQKLLNHA encoded by the coding sequence ATGCCCAACATCATCAGGATAGGCGTCAGCGCCTGCGTCGTGGGGGAGAGGGTCCGTTACGACGGCAGCCACGCCCGCGACGCCTACATCACCGACACCCTTGCCAAGTACGTTGAGTTCGTCCCCCTGTGTCCGGAGGTCGCCTGTGGCATGGGTGTGCCGCGCGAGCAGATTCGACAGGTGGACTGCGGCGGTGCCACCAGGCTCATCGGCTACGACTCCGGCGAGGACTGGACCGACCGCATGAACGTCTGGGCCAACCGCATCCTGCCCGGCCTGGACGAGGACGCCATCTGCGGATTCGTCCTCAGGCACGCCTCGCCCTCCTGCGCACTGATGCAGGGCAAGCTGTTCTCCACCAAGGGCGATCCGCCCAGGCGGGGATCAGGATTCTTCGCAGGCAGGCTGATGGAGCGCTATCCCCTGCTCCCGGTGGAAACAGACAACCAACTGCACACCCCCCTGCTGCGCGAGAATTTCGTCCGCCGCATCTTCGTGCTCAAGCGCTGGCGTGAGCTGCTGTCCAAGGGCATGCAGATCGGCCAACTGGTGGACTTCCACACCCGCCACAAGATGCTCGTCCGCGCCCACGACCTGCGCGGCTATCGCCAACTGGGACAACTGCTGGGCGAAAGCTCAATCTTCAACAACGCCGAGATTTTTGCGACCTACGGCACCCTGCTCTTCCGCTCCCTGGCGCTCAAGGCCACGCCCGGCAAGAACGCGGACGTGCTCATGCACGCCATGGGGTTCTTCAAGAAAGATCTGGACAGCCGGGACAAGCAGGAACTGCTGGACATGATCACCGCCTACAAGGAGGGCCGGGTTCCCCTGCTCATCCCCATCACGATCCTCAACCATTACGCGCGCAAGTACGACCGGCCCTACCTGACGCAGCAGTTTTTCCTCAACCCGGACCCGGCGGAACAGAAGCTCCTCAACCACGCCTAG
- a CDS encoding FeoA family protein produces the protein MVKPLTEYPAGTIVRVADIDGGRRARSRMLAMGLTPGCPVEILAGGPAGCRVRVRGCEVVLCCGLAGKILAVDKDSVEVPPCDCCPGTQAKAS, from the coding sequence ATGGTAAAGCCTTTGACCGAGTATCCGGCGGGAACCATTGTCCGCGTGGCCGACATCGACGGCGGCAGGCGCGCACGGTCGCGCATGCTGGCCATGGGCCTGACCCCCGGCTGCCCGGTGGAGATCCTGGCCGGCGGCCCGGCGGGATGCCGGGTGCGCGTGCGCGGCTGCGAAGTGGTTCTGTGCTGCGGCCTGGCTGGCAAGATACTGGCCGTGGACAAGGACTCCGTCGAGGTTCCGCCCTGCGACTGCTGCCCTGGCACCCAGGCCAAGGCTTCGTAA
- a CDS encoding YbgA family protein yields MDNPIRIGISTCLLGEKVRYDGGHAHAHHVTALLADRVEFHPVCPEVGCGMGIPREPVRLVGTPESCRLVGRESGADWTGRMTAWAQNALDELADAGLCGFIFKAKSPSSGMTRIKVYPENGGQSVSHAGVGLFARLFMERFPLLPVEDEGRLHDIGLRANFLERVFVQHRWNSVFMAEKTMKGLINFHTSHKMLLRSHDIPTYRKMGSLVAGGKTMPRDELFDHYGRLLAQAMAHKPTARKNADVLMHAMGYFKAMLTADEKQECLEIIENYKKEMIPLIVPITLMNHYVRKYGVHYLKDQCYLAPHPLELKLRNHA; encoded by the coding sequence ATGGACAACCCCATACGCATCGGCATCAGCACATGTCTGCTGGGGGAAAAGGTCAGGTATGACGGCGGCCACGCCCACGCGCACCATGTGACCGCCCTGCTGGCGGACCGCGTCGAATTCCACCCCGTCTGCCCCGAGGTGGGGTGCGGCATGGGCATTCCGCGCGAACCGGTGCGGCTGGTGGGCACGCCCGAATCGTGCAGGCTGGTGGGCCGCGAATCCGGCGCGGACTGGACCGGGCGCATGACCGCCTGGGCGCAAAACGCGCTCGACGAACTGGCAGACGCGGGCCTGTGCGGATTCATCTTCAAGGCCAAGTCGCCGTCCAGCGGCATGACCCGCATCAAGGTCTATCCGGAAAACGGCGGGCAGTCCGTCAGCCACGCAGGCGTGGGCCTCTTTGCCCGACTGTTCATGGAGCGGTTTCCCCTGCTGCCGGTGGAGGACGAGGGACGGCTGCACGACATCGGGTTGCGCGCCAACTTCCTTGAGCGAGTCTTCGTGCAGCACCGGTGGAACTCGGTGTTCATGGCCGAAAAAACCATGAAGGGTCTGATCAATTTCCACACCAGTCACAAGATGCTCCTGCGCTCCCACGACATCCCCACCTACCGCAAGATGGGATCGCTCGTGGCTGGCGGCAAGACCATGCCCCGCGATGAACTCTTCGACCACTATGGCCGCCTGCTGGCCCAGGCCATGGCCCACAAGCCCACCGCGCGCAAGAACGCGGACGTGCTCATGCACGCCATGGGCTATTTCAAGGCCATGCTCACCGCTGACGAAAAGCAGGAATGTCTGGAGATTATCGAGAATTACAAGAAAGAAATGATCCCGCTCATCGTGCCGATCACGCTCATGAACCACTATGTGCGAAAATACGGCGTCCACTATCTGAAGGACCAGTGCTACCTCGCCCCGCACCCGCTCGAACTGAAGCTGCGCAATCACGCCTGA
- a CDS encoding HDOD domain-containing protein has translation MPNVRTNLVDAVERMPAFPKSVHQVLKLASDINCSQKCLVEIIKKDPVFTLKILRLVNSAYFGLSREVTSINHASVYLGLNTLKNVALGLAAVGAMPRANMAGLDMDAFWLHSLAVATATRMLGGMLGVSQDEAADYFAAGLLHDIGKVVLALYMAEEFEDVGRLMDREGMPMYEAEMAVLGATHADVGAMLAVKWNLPVDLGDAIARHHTPDQGDRSQLVDCVFAADQISKKLCFGSSGNLAVQPLPAPVRARFGLDLDGLIAGMPTLDQEVGEARIFIRLGEAD, from the coding sequence ATGCCGAACGTCAGAACGAACCTCGTGGATGCGGTGGAGAGGATGCCAGCCTTTCCCAAGAGCGTGCATCAGGTGCTGAAGCTCGCCTCGGACATCAATTGTTCGCAAAAGTGTCTGGTCGAGATCATCAAGAAGGACCCGGTCTTCACCCTGAAGATCCTGCGGCTGGTCAACTCCGCCTATTTCGGCCTCTCCCGCGAGGTCACGTCCATCAATCACGCCAGCGTCTACCTCGGCCTGAACACGCTCAAGAACGTGGCTCTCGGTCTGGCCGCAGTGGGGGCCATGCCCAGAGCCAACATGGCCGGGCTGGACATGGACGCGTTCTGGCTCCACTCCCTGGCCGTGGCCACGGCCACCCGGATGCTTGGGGGCATGCTCGGCGTCTCACAGGACGAGGCCGCGGACTATTTCGCTGCCGGGCTGCTGCACGACATTGGCAAGGTGGTCCTGGCCCTGTACATGGCCGAGGAGTTCGAGGATGTGGGGCGGTTGATGGACAGGGAAGGCATGCCCATGTACGAGGCCGAGATGGCCGTGCTTGGAGCCACCCACGCCGATGTCGGGGCCATGCTGGCCGTCAAGTGGAACCTGCCCGTCGACCTGGGCGACGCCATCGCCCGGCACCACACCCCGGACCAGGGGGATCGCTCCCAACTGGTGGACTGCGTGTTCGCCGCCGACCAGATCAGCAAGAAACTCTGCTTTGGCTCTTCCGGCAATCTCGCGGTTCAGCCGCTGCCCGCTCCGGTCAGGGCCAGGTTCGGCCTGGACCTGGATGGCCTTATCGCCGGAATGCCGACCCTTGACCAGGAGGTCGGGGAGGCCCGCATCTTCATCAGGCTCGGGGAGGCGGACTGA
- a CDS encoding MBL fold metallo-hydrolase, whose product MRFRFRGTRGSLPAPGPDTVRYGGNTTCIEVRSDAGELIILDAGTGIRELGIELMAARPVKCHIFISHTHWDHIHGLPFFLPLFTPGNAVTLYGPPDPLAMTGIEAVLSKQMEYPHFPVRVAELRADIAYRTLADRQAVDLGFATVSTLLMNHPAMDFGCKVRCDGKTLFFTGDHEPYYNIYAPGDADFEEYGRIVDERNKALTDFLRGVDILVADAQYAEEEYRTRRGWGHSTFERTLSLAREAGIARVYLTHHETTRTDDEMDVILARLRREWEGCGFDFDMAREGDDLVA is encoded by the coding sequence ATGCGGTTCCGTTTTCGCGGCACACGGGGCTCGCTGCCCGCGCCCGGCCCGGACACGGTCAGGTACGGGGGCAACACCACCTGCATCGAGGTCCGATCAGACGCGGGCGAGTTGATCATCCTCGACGCAGGCACCGGCATCCGAGAGCTCGGCATCGAGCTGATGGCGGCCCGGCCCGTCAAGTGCCATATTTTCATCAGCCACACCCACTGGGACCACATCCACGGACTGCCGTTCTTTCTCCCCCTGTTCACGCCGGGCAACGCTGTCACTCTCTACGGCCCGCCCGACCCGCTGGCCATGACCGGCATTGAGGCCGTGTTGAGCAAGCAGATGGAATACCCGCACTTTCCCGTGCGCGTGGCCGAGCTGCGGGCGGATATCGCCTACAGGACGCTGGCTGACAGGCAGGCCGTGGACCTCGGATTTGCCACTGTCTCGACCCTGCTCATGAACCATCCGGCCATGGATTTCGGCTGCAAGGTGCGCTGTGACGGCAAGACCCTGTTCTTTACCGGTGATCACGAGCCGTATTACAACATTTATGCGCCGGGCGACGCGGACTTCGAGGAATATGGGCGGATCGTGGACGAGCGAAACAAAGCGCTCACGGATTTCCTGCGCGGTGTGGACATCCTGGTGGCGGACGCCCAATATGCCGAGGAGGAATACCGGACGCGGCGCGGCTGGGGGCATTCCACTTTTGAGCGGACCCTCTCGCTGGCCAGAGAGGCGGGCATTGCCAGGGTCTACCTGACCCATCACGAGACGACCCGGACCGATGACGAGATGGACGTCATCCTCGCCAGGCTGCGCCGCGAGTGGGAGGGATGTGGGTTTGATTTTGACATGGCCCGCGAAGGAGACGACCTTGTCGCCTGA
- the carB gene encoding carbamoyl-phosphate synthase large subunit — protein sequence MPKRTDIKKIMLIGSGPIVIGQACEFDYSGTQALKALKEEGYEVVLINSNPASIMTDPELADRTYIEPIEPETVARIIEKERPDALLPTLGGQTGLNTALAVAEMGVLDRFNVELIGANIAAINKAESREEFRAAMENIGLSVPESGICRNMEDVRRWGQIIAFPIIVRPAYTLGGSGGGVAYNMEELEEICANGLALSMKHEIMLERSILGWKEYELEVMRDRNDNCVIICSIENLDPMGVHTGDSVTVAPAQTLTDDEYQMMRNASLAIMREIGVETGGSNVQFAINPENGEMIVIEMNPRVSRSSALASKATGFPIAKIAAKLAVGYTLDEIPNDITRETMASFEPAIDYCVVKIPRFTFEKFPGTEDYLTTAMKSVGETMAIGRTFKEALQKGLRSLETGHTGLGKRFETCEIDRNEILRLLRRPNSQRIYALRNALRCGMSVEEIFEATHIDPWFLRQFEDILVMERTLIEFGKKEGVDAAAKGMAEMLRTAKEYGYSDAQLAAMWRTGEDAIRAMRKELGIIPTYYLVDTCAAEFEAHTPYYYSTYETGQENVRDEVKKIVILGGGPNRIGQGIEFDYCCCHSSFTLKEMGVQSIMVNSNPETVSTDYDTSDKLYFEPLTFEDVMNIIDFEQPDGVIVQFGGQTPLNLALRLMRAGVPLIGTSPDAIDRAEDRERFKQFLNKLHLKQPPNGTAMSMTAAKEIAQGLGFPLVLRPSYVLGGRGMDIVYSMDEFEAYFRDSARVSPEHPTLIDKFLEYAIEVDVDALADGEDVYIGGVMEHIEEAGIHSGDSASVLPPYSLSSEMIREIERQTVAMARELGVVGLMNVQFAIKDGEVFIIEVNPRASRTVPFVSKATGVPLAKLATRVMLGEKLKDLKPWATRKKGHVSVKESVFPFNRFPNVDVLLGPEMRSTGEVMGIDPSFGLAYMKAQLAAGQKLPTSGTVFISVNDWDKAKLVLAAKDFADMGFRVMATGGTADYFIEKGVPVTKVNKVHEGQRPHVVDHIKNGEIDLVINTPSGKKTVGDAKIIRQNTLLYNIPYTTTVSGARAIAQAILELRQTGLQVQSLQKYYGG from the coding sequence ATGCCCAAACGCACAGATATCAAAAAGATCATGCTGATCGGGTCCGGCCCCATTGTCATCGGGCAGGCCTGCGAGTTCGACTACTCCGGCACCCAGGCGCTCAAGGCGCTCAAGGAAGAGGGGTACGAGGTTGTCCTGATCAATTCCAACCCGGCGTCGATCATGACCGACCCGGAATTGGCCGACAGGACATACATTGAACCCATCGAGCCGGAGACCGTGGCCCGAATCATCGAGAAAGAGCGTCCCGACGCTCTTTTGCCGACTCTGGGGGGGCAGACCGGGCTCAACACCGCCTTGGCCGTGGCCGAGATGGGCGTGCTTGATCGCTTCAACGTCGAGCTGATCGGGGCCAACATTGCGGCCATCAACAAGGCCGAGAGCCGCGAGGAATTCCGCGCGGCCATGGAGAACATCGGGTTGTCCGTGCCGGAGTCCGGCATCTGCCGGAACATGGAGGACGTCCGCCGCTGGGGGCAGATCATCGCGTTCCCCATCATCGTCCGGCCCGCCTACACCCTTGGCGGTTCTGGCGGCGGCGTGGCCTACAACATGGAAGAGCTTGAGGAAATCTGCGCCAACGGCCTGGCCCTGTCCATGAAGCACGAGATCATGCTCGAACGCTCCATCCTCGGCTGGAAGGAGTACGAGCTTGAGGTCATGCGCGACAGGAATGACAACTGCGTCATCATCTGCTCCATCGAGAACCTGGACCCCATGGGCGTGCACACCGGCGACTCGGTGACCGTGGCCCCGGCCCAGACCCTGACCGACGACGAGTACCAGATGATGCGCAACGCCTCGCTGGCCATCATGCGCGAGATCGGCGTGGAGACCGGCGGGTCCAACGTCCAGTTCGCCATCAATCCAGAAAACGGCGAGATGATTGTCATCGAGATGAATCCGCGCGTGTCGCGCTCCTCGGCCCTGGCCTCCAAGGCCACAGGCTTTCCCATCGCCAAGATCGCGGCCAAGCTGGCCGTGGGCTACACCCTGGATGAGATTCCCAACGACATCACCCGCGAGACCATGGCCTCGTTCGAACCGGCCATCGACTACTGCGTGGTCAAGATACCCCGCTTCACCTTCGAGAAATTCCCCGGCACCGAGGACTACCTGACCACGGCCATGAAATCCGTGGGCGAGACCATGGCCATAGGCCGGACCTTCAAGGAGGCGCTGCAAAAGGGGCTGCGCTCCCTTGAGACCGGACACACCGGCCTTGGCAAGCGGTTCGAGACTTGCGAGATCGACAGGAACGAGATCCTGCGTCTCCTGCGCAGGCCCAATTCGCAGCGCATCTACGCCCTGCGCAACGCGTTGCGCTGCGGCATGTCCGTGGAGGAGATCTTCGAGGCCACCCACATCGATCCGTGGTTCCTGCGCCAGTTCGAGGACATCCTGGTCATGGAGCGCACCCTGATCGAGTTCGGCAAGAAAGAGGGAGTGGACGCCGCCGCCAAAGGCATGGCCGAGATGCTGCGCACGGCCAAGGAGTATGGCTATTCCGACGCCCAGCTGGCCGCCATGTGGCGTACCGGCGAGGACGCCATCCGGGCCATGCGCAAGGAACTGGGCATCATCCCGACCTATTATCTGGTGGACACCTGCGCCGCGGAGTTCGAGGCCCACACCCCGTACTACTACTCCACTTACGAGACCGGGCAGGAAAATGTCCGCGACGAGGTGAAGAAGATCGTCATTCTGGGCGGCGGTCCCAACCGCATCGGCCAGGGCATCGAGTTCGACTACTGCTGCTGCCACTCCTCCTTCACCCTCAAGGAGATGGGCGTGCAGTCCATCATGGTCAATTCCAATCCGGAGACCGTGTCCACCGACTACGACACCTCGGACAAGCTCTACTTTGAGCCGCTGACCTTCGAGGATGTCATGAACATCATCGATTTCGAGCAGCCGGACGGCGTCATCGTCCAGTTCGGCGGGCAGACCCCGCTCAATCTGGCGCTGAGGCTGATGCGGGCGGGCGTGCCGCTCATCGGCACCAGCCCGGACGCCATCGACCGGGCCGAGGACCGCGAGCGGTTCAAGCAGTTTCTCAACAAGCTGCACCTCAAGCAGCCGCCCAACGGGACGGCCATGAGCATGACTGCGGCCAAGGAGATCGCCCAGGGCCTTGGCTTCCCCCTGGTGCTTCGGCCTTCCTATGTCCTGGGTGGCCGGGGCATGGACATCGTCTATTCCATGGACGAGTTCGAGGCCTATTTCCGCGATTCCGCCCGGGTCTCGCCCGAGCATCCCACTCTCATCGACAAGTTTCTCGAATACGCCATCGAGGTGGACGTGGACGCCCTGGCCGACGGCGAGGATGTCTACATCGGCGGCGTCATGGAGCATATCGAGGAGGCGGGCATCCACTCCGGCGACTCGGCCTCGGTGCTGCCGCCCTACAGCCTCAGCTCGGAGATGATCCGCGAGATCGAGCGCCAGACCGTGGCCATGGCCAGGGAACTCGGCGTGGTCGGGCTGATGAACGTTCAGTTCGCCATCAAGGACGGCGAGGTGTTCATCATCGAGGTCAATCCGCGCGCCTCGCGCACCGTGCCCTTTGTGTCCAAGGCCACCGGCGTGCCGCTGGCCAAGCTGGCCACCAGGGTCATGCTGGGCGAGAAGCTCAAGGATCTCAAGCCCTGGGCCACGCGCAAGAAGGGCCATGTCTCGGTCAAGGAGTCGGTTTTTCCGTTCAACCGCTTCCCCAATGTGGATGTGCTGCTCGGCCCCGAGATGCGCTCCACCGGCGAGGTCATGGGCATTGATCCGAGCTTCGGGCTGGCCTACATGAAGGCGCAGCTGGCCGCAGGGCAGAAGCTGCCCACTTCGGGAACGGTCTTCATCTCGGTCAATGACTGGGACAAGGCCAAACTGGTGCTGGCGGCCAAGGACTTTGCGGACATGGGCTTTAGGGTCATGGCCACCGGGGGCACGGCGGATTATTTCATCGAGAAGGGCGTGCCCGTGACCAAGGTCAACAAGGTGCACGAGGGCCAGCGCCCCCATGTGGTGGATCACATCAAGAACGGCGAGATTGATCTGGTCATCAACACCCCGTCGGGCAAGAAGACCGTGGGCGACGCCAAGATCATCCGTCAGAACACCTTGTTGTACAATATTCCGTACACCACCACGGTGTCGGGTGCCCGGGCCATCGCCCAGGCCATCCTCGAATTGCGGCAGACCGGCCTCCAGGTCCAGAGCCTGCAAAAGTACTACGGCGGCTAG
- a CDS encoding PSP1 domain-containing protein, whose product MSQILGVKFNDYGQVYYFGSGPFVVREGQHVIVKTDQGMGLGKVILTRQAPQENESEDGEGYKAIYRLANDKDLEAVAENEALARDAYRHCRKCVSRLKLGMKLVDVEVFFDRSKMVFFFTAPGRIDFRELIKDLVREYRTRIELRQIGVRHETQMLGAIGNCGQMCCCRRFMRKFVPVTIKMAKEQNLFLNPTKISGICGRLLCCLSFEQKGYEEFHRMCPRVGKKFTTSLGAVKVLRSNFFKKSLTLMTENFDEKEVSIDEWNEIVNKPPSEEAMAEARAQASRGRRPARRPSRPDVESASEADEVSPEILALEDNEPPLGLERPDAGQGAERPARQPRAPRPPRQAPQAPQAPQAVQDAQAGNDSPGAGDDDGKSVRRPRRRRRKPPRK is encoded by the coding sequence ATGAGCCAGATACTTGGTGTGAAATTCAATGACTACGGTCAGGTATACTATTTCGGCTCCGGGCCGTTCGTGGTCCGCGAAGGGCAGCACGTCATCGTCAAGACCGACCAGGGCATGGGCCTTGGCAAGGTCATCCTGACCCGGCAGGCCCCGCAGGAGAACGAATCGGAAGACGGCGAAGGGTACAAGGCCATCTATCGGCTGGCCAACGACAAGGACCTGGAGGCCGTGGCTGAGAACGAGGCCCTGGCCAGGGACGCCTACCGCCATTGTCGCAAGTGCGTGTCGCGGCTCAAGCTGGGCATGAAGCTCGTGGATGTGGAGGTTTTTTTTGACCGCAGCAAGATGGTCTTTTTTTTCACCGCACCGGGCCGCATCGATTTTCGCGAACTGATCAAGGATCTGGTGCGGGAGTACCGCACCCGCATTGAGCTGCGCCAGATCGGCGTGCGCCATGAAACCCAGATGCTCGGCGCCATCGGCAACTGCGGCCAGATGTGCTGCTGCCGCCGGTTCATGCGCAAGTTCGTGCCGGTCACCATCAAGATGGCCAAGGAGCAGAACCTGTTCCTGAATCCCACCAAGATTTCCGGCATTTGTGGCCGCCTCCTGTGCTGCCTGAGCTTTGAGCAGAAGGGATATGAGGAATTCCACCGCATGTGCCCGAGGGTGGGCAAGAAGTTCACCACCTCCCTTGGGGCCGTGAAGGTACTTCGCTCTAATTTCTTCAAGAAATCCTTGACTTTGATGACGGAGAATTTTGACGAGAAGGAAGTTTCCATTGACGAATGGAATGAAATAGTTAACAAGCCGCCCAGCGAAGAAGCCATGGCCGAGGCGCGCGCGCAGGCCTCTCGTGGCCGTCGGCCCGCGCGCAGGCCGTCCCGCCCGGATGTCGAGTCTGCGTCCGAGGCGGATGAGGTGTCGCCTGAGATTCTCGCCCTGGAGGACAACGAGCCGCCCCTGGGCCTGGAGCGTCCAGACGCGGGGCAGGGGGCGGAACGCCCGGCCAGGCAACCCAGAGCGCCCAGGCCGCCCCGACAGGCCCCGCAGGCCCCGCAGGCCCCGCAGGCCGTGCAGGATGCACAGGCCGGGAACGATTCCCCTGGCGCAGGTGACGACGACGGCAAGAGCGTGCGCAGGCCAAGGCGGCGCAGACGCAAACCCCCCAGGAAATAA
- a CDS encoding response regulator, giving the protein MKALIVDDDFYSRNMIHEILRPVARCDIAVNGEEAIEAFRRGLMAAAPYDLICLDLLMPELDGQQALREIRAIEQEFDVAPRNEAKVIVTTMLDDEKETHDAFFLGGATSYLVKPIDEEKLLNEIKSLGLL; this is encoded by the coding sequence ATGAAAGCGTTGATCGTGGATGATGACTTTTACAGCAGAAACATGATTCACGAAATCCTCCGCCCTGTGGCGCGGTGTGACATCGCGGTGAACGGGGAAGAGGCCATAGAGGCGTTCCGCCGGGGATTGATGGCCGCGGCTCCCTACGACCTCATCTGCCTTGATCTCCTCATGCCGGAGCTCGACGGCCAGCAGGCCCTGCGCGAGATTCGGGCCATAGAGCAGGAATTCGACGTGGCCCCGCGCAACGAGGCCAAGGTCATTGTCACCACCATGCTCGACGACGAGAAGGAGACCCATGACGCTTTTTTTCTCGGCGGAGCCACCTCCTACCTCGTCAAGCCCATTGATGAGGAAAAATTATTGAACGAAATCAAGAGCCTCGGACTGCTATAA
- the metG gene encoding methionine--tRNA ligase — MERFYITTPIYYVNAKPHLGHAYTTTVADSLRRFHSLMGEETYFLTGTDEHGDKIVQAAEANGQSPRDYVDAVSGLFKALLPDMNISNDDFIRTTEPRHIKVVQSILQKVHDSGDIYFGEYGGHYCFGCERFYTEKELVDGLCPDHQTKPEYIAEKNYFFRMSKYQGWLKEHIRTNPDFIRPEQYRNEVLSLLESGELEDLCISRPKSRLTWGIELPFDSEFVTYVWFDALINYLSALGYPDGDKFKKFWPAANHLVAKDILKPHAVFWPTMLKAAGIEPYQSLNVHGYWLVKDTKMSKSIGNVIEPLAIKDKYGLDAFRYFLLREMSFGQDSSFSEEALVGRLNADLANDLGNLFNRTLSMTHKYFGGVIPSPDAEEIMDAEIKKLGQDSMRAFQAHFSDLRFSRGLESLWELVRGLNKYIDTSAPWTLFKAGNTGRLSTVIYVLLENMRKIAVHLWPVMPESSESMLKQLGISFAWDKFNLPKELEVWGVLESGSTVAETSNLFPRIEVVAAESAAPAAKAVGGKVGKVGKTGTEGKAAKEAEAFQGNGTIEFEDFQKLDLRVGTVVEVEPHPDADRLLLVRVDTGEDAPRQVVAGIAEFFAPDDLVGKQVVVVTNLKPRKLRKQLSQGMILAVKSGESLHLLTPSGEVAPGSKVS; from the coding sequence TTGGAACGTTTCTACATCACCACGCCCATTTATTATGTGAACGCGAAACCGCATCTGGGACACGCGTACACCACCACGGTTGCGGATTCGCTGCGCCGCTTCCACTCGCTCATGGGCGAGGAGACCTATTTTCTCACCGGAACAGACGAGCATGGCGACAAGATCGTGCAAGCCGCAGAGGCCAACGGCCAGTCGCCCAGGGATTACGTCGATGCCGTCAGCGGGTTGTTCAAGGCTCTGCTGCCCGACATGAACATCAGCAACGACGATTTCATCCGCACCACCGAGCCGCGCCACATCAAGGTCGTCCAGAGTATCCTCCAGAAGGTCCACGATTCTGGCGACATCTACTTCGGCGAATACGGCGGCCACTACTGTTTCGGCTGCGAGCGGTTCTATACCGAGAAGGAGCTGGTGGACGGCCTGTGCCCGGATCATCAGACCAAGCCGGAGTACATCGCGGAAAAAAACTATTTCTTCAGGATGTCCAAGTACCAGGGGTGGCTCAAGGAGCACATCAGAACGAACCCCGACTTCATCCGTCCGGAGCAGTACCGCAACGAGGTGCTGAGCCTGCTCGAATCCGGTGAGCTTGAGGATTTGTGCATCTCGCGGCCCAAGAGCCGGTTGACCTGGGGGATCGAGCTGCCCTTTGACTCGGAGTTCGTCACCTATGTCTGGTTCGATGCGCTCATCAACTACCTCTCGGCCCTGGGCTACCCGGACGGCGACAAGTTCAAAAAATTCTGGCCCGCCGCCAACCATCTGGTGGCCAAGGACATTCTCAAGCCCCATGCCGTATTCTGGCCGACCATGCTCAAGGCTGCGGGCATCGAGCCTTACCAGTCCCTGAATGTCCACGGCTACTGGCTGGTCAAGGACACCAAGATGTCCAAGTCCATCGGCAATGTCATCGAGCCGCTGGCCATCAAGGACAAGTACGGCCTGGACGCCTTCCGCTACTTTCTGCTGCGCGAGATGTCCTTTGGTCAGGATTCGAGTTTTTCCGAGGAGGCACTGGTGGGCCGACTCAACGCCGACCTCGCCAACGACCTGGGCAATCTCTTCAACCGCACCCTGTCCATGACCCACAAGTATTTCGGCGGCGTGATCCCCAGCCCGGATGCCGAGGAGATCATGGATGCCGAGATCAAGAAGCTCGGACAGGACTCCATGCGGGCGTTCCAGGCCCATTTTAGCGACCTGCGGTTTTCGCGCGGCCTGGAGTCGCTGTGGGAGCTGGTGCGCGGCCTGAACAAGTATATCGACACCAGCGCGCCCTGGACCCTGTTCAAGGCCGGGAACACGGGCAGGCTCTCCACTGTCATCTACGTGCTGCTGGAAAACATGCGCAAGATCGCGGTCCACCTGTGGCCGGTCATGCCCGAATCCAGCGAGAGCATGCTCAAGCAGCTGGGCATCAGTTTTGCCTGGGACAAGTTCAATCTGCCCAAGGAGCTTGAGGTCTGGGGCGTGCTTGAATCCGGCTCCACCGTGGCCGAGACCTCCAATCTTTTCCCACGCATCGAGGTGGTCGCGGCTGAATCCGCGGCTCCGGCAGCCAAGGCTGTGGGCGGTAAAGTCGGCAAAGTCGGCAAAACTGGCACGGAAGGAAAAGCCGCAAAGGAAGCTGAAGCCTTTCAGGGCAACGGAACCATCGAGTTCGAGGATTTCCAGAAACTTGACCTGCGCGTGGGCACCGTGGTCGAGGTGGAGCCGCACCCCGATGCCGACCGGCTGCTGCTGGTCCGGGTGGACACCGGCGAGGACGCGCCGCGCCAAGTGGTGGCGGGCATCGCCGAATTCTTTGCGCCTGACGATCTGGTCGGCAAACAGGTGGTTGTGGTGACCAACCTCAAGCCGCGCAAGCTCCGCAAGCAGCTCTCCCAGGGCATGATCCTGGCGGTCAAATCCGGCGAATCCCTGCACCTGCTCACCCCATCGGGCGAGGTCGCGCCGGGCAGCAAGGTCAGCTAG